From Zingiber officinale cultivar Zhangliang chromosome 5B, Zo_v1.1, whole genome shotgun sequence, the proteins below share one genomic window:
- the LOC121984584 gene encoding extended synaptotagmin-1-like isoform X1: MARRIWKRFQAKEASVELPNQLIQDKPLLPFLILLFLFAWAVERWLVPFSNWVPLAAAVWVTIQYGEFQRRQLEEDMNKRWKQLVLNTSPTTPLEPCEWLNKLLVEVWPNYMEPRLSKRFFLMVERMLKDRKLKLIEKIELQQFSLGSCPPNFGRNGMQWITSGDQQVMRLGFDWDSVGTSILLHAKLALGTARIIINSIHIKGDLLLRPILDGQAVLYSFESTPDIRVSVAFGSGGCQTLPETELPGVRSWLVKLFTESITKLLVEPRCHCYSLPIVDLHKKAVGGVLSVSVVSASNLDKINLTVNNSETCQSSSGSIQLPGNLGNKALQTFIKVEIGNLTRRTIVCDGLNPRWDTTFNMMLHGETGILKFYLYESNGSSMNSNYWTSCEIKMKYVADDSTMFWAIGQGSGMVAKQAENCGTEVEMTIPFEGPFSQAELTVRLVLREWQFSDGSTILSKSVPHYLQTRTERKLKVTVLEGRNLATKEKSGKCDPYVKLQYGKASYRTKTIPNNASPVWNHEFNFDEIGSSSEYLEIRCYNTNIFGDENIGSARVNMEGISEGSSRDDWIPLERVNSGEVKLLIEVVKNDDDEISKNPGMKQGSGWIELVLIEAKDLVAADVRGTSDPFVRVHYGTSKKRTKVIYKTLNPEWNQTLEFPDTSSPLTLHVKDHNTVLPTSSIGYCTVEYEGLLPNQTADKWIPLQGVKNGEIHVKITRKRPEVQKKSSLDTPISSFDKAHNISTQMRDMLKQLQCLIDKGDLEALSQALSEVKNAEDDQEKYMIQLESEKALMISKIDELGHEVTRAFSDPANYNT; this comes from the exons ATGGCAAGGAGGATATGGAAGCGGTTTCAGGCGAAGGAGGCGTCCGTCGAGCTGCCAAACCAGCTGATACAGGACAAGCCCCTTCTGCCATTTCTGATTCTGCTATTTCTCTTCGCCTGGGCCGTGGAGAGGTGGTTGGTGCCCTTCTCCAACTGGGTGCCGCTTGCCGCCGCCGTCTGGGTTACTATCCAG TATGGTGAGTTCCAACGCAGGCAGCTTGAGGAAGACATGAATAAAAGATGGAAGCAGCTAGTCTTAAATACATCA CCTACCACACCATTAGAACCTTGTGAGTGGCTGAACAAGCTTTTGGTAGAAGTTTGGCCTAACTATATGGAACCAAGACTTTCAAAAAGGTTTTTCTTAATGGTAGAG AGGATGCTAAAGGACCGGAAACTAAAGTTGATT GAAAAAATAGAACTTCAGCAGTTCTCACTAGGTTCTTGTCCACCTAATTTTGGACGAAATGGCATGCAATGGATTACTTCAGGTGATCAG CAAGTTATGCGATTGGGATTTGATTGGGATTCTGTTGGCACGAGCATATTATTGCATGCTAAGTTGGCACTTGGAACAGCCCGCATTATCATCAATAGCATTCATATCAAAGGAGAT TTACTCTTAAGACCAATTCTTGATGGTCAAGCTGTCCTCTATTCGTTTGAATCAACTCCTGACATTAGAGTAAGTGTTGCATTTGGAAGTGGTGGCTGTCAGACACTTCCTGAGACAGAGCTACCTGGTGTTCGCAGTTGGTTG GTAAAGCTTTTCACAGAATCAATAACTAAATTGTTAGTTGAGCCTCGCTGCCATTGCTATTCTTTGCCAATTGTGGATCTACATAAGAAAGCTGTTGGAGGTGTACTCTCTGTTTCTGTAGTTTCAGCCAGTAATTTAGACAAGATTAACTTAACAGTCAACAATTCAGAAACTTGCCAAAGCTCTAGTGGGAGCATTCAATTGCCAGGAAATCTTGGGAACAAGGCTTTGCAGACATTCATCAAAGTGGAAATTGGTAATTTAACAAGAAGAACAATTGTTTGTGATGGTTTAAATCCCAGATGGGATACTACCTTCAATATGATGCTACATGGAGAAACtggaattttgaaattttaccTTTATGAATCAAATGGAAGCAGCATGAATTCGAACTACTGGACCAGCTGTGAGATAAAG ATGAAGTATGTTGCAGATGATTCTACAATGTTCTGGGCAATAGGACAGGGATCTGGAATGGTGGCAAAACAAGCTGAAAATTGTGGGACCGAAGTAGAAATGACTATTCCATTTGAAGGACCATTTAGCCAAGCGGAG TTAACAGTCAGGCTTGTTCTTAGAGAATGGCAATTTTCAGATGGTTCTACTATCTTGAGTAAATCTGTCCCTCATTACCTTCAGACAAGAACAGAAAGGAAGCTTAAAGTTACTGTACTTGAAGGAAGGAATCTGGCCACTAAAGAAAAATCTGGAAAATGTGATCCCTATGTTAAGCTTCAATATGGAAAG GCTTCTTACCGAACAAAAACCATTCCTAACAATGCAAGTCCAGTGTGGAACCATGAGTTTAATTTTGATGAAATAGGAAGTAGCAGTGAGTATCTCGAGATCAGATGTTACAACACAAATATCTTTGGAGATGAGAATATAGGAAGTGCAAGAGTGAACATGGAAGGAATTTCTGAAGGTTCCAGCAGGGATGACTGGATCCCTCTAGAGAGAGTTAATTCTGGTGAAGTGAAACTCCTAATAGAAGTAGTGAAGAATGATGATGATGAAATTTCAAAG AATCCAGGAATGAAACAGGGATCTGGCTGGATTGAACTAGTACTTATTGAAGCTAAGGATCTAGTTGCTGCTGATGTAAGGGGAACAAGTGATCCTTTTGTAAGGGTTCATTATGGGACTTCCAAGAAACGAACTAAG GTCATTTATAAAACATTAAATCCGGAGTGGAATCAAACATTAGAGTTTCCTGACACCAGCAGTCCCTTAACCCTGCATGTTAAGGACCATAACACTGTGCTGCCGACATCTAGTATAGGGTACTGTACAGTTGAATATGAAGGCTTGCTCCCAAATCAAACAGCTGACAAATGGATTCCTCTTCAAGGAGTAAAGAATGGGGAGATCCATGTGAAAATAACAAGAAAAAGACCTGAGGTACAGAAGAAATCCAGCTTGGATACTCCTATTTCTTCATTTGACAAAGCACACAA